A single window of Scylla paramamosain isolate STU-SP2022 chromosome 27, ASM3559412v1, whole genome shotgun sequence DNA harbors:
- the LOC135114062 gene encoding pyrethroid hydrolase Ces2a-like isoform X2, with protein sequence MCAMNIKRFKLVTPDCKMESNDSSRVLSLNEVVKPSEKNERPTTYRFLTINVVAILLVILAAFVSIAVTASESLHDDLEQERGGPLVHTAKGTLRGIQERSLGGHSFFSFYAIPYAKPPLGKLRFQDPVEEEAWTGVRNAFSYPEPCIQISFSKHKVGDVSEENMIGSEDCLYLNVFTPKLDAEEKLPVMVYLHGGGYISGTAYQYQPYVLLNHQVVLVVPQFRLGMLAFLSTEDDVMSGNYMLKDQLAALQWVHRNIHLFGGDPHRLTLFGESAGGCSTGLLSISPKAQGLFSRVIQQSGNAMVPFAFGRRHRKVAKDTARILGYHGKPDSKDILSFLQTVPAQSLPAIASKYYEWFIYPFVTGPRVDGDVIPAHPYEMAQAMACPPWELMIGHTADDGALLTINVYLLEKLRRRLEDDFTEVGPLSLVLADNDPNKEIKAEALYHYYLGESINLELKDNFTQLHTDYNFAVPNDLVALAHSTCAKPHRHTFFYELTHRGQRSVNDPLNITVGKHWVTHADDILYLFLGETFRPGLLPLERPEDLALRDIMSKLWVNFAYTGNPTPDGSLGFTWEAVENDNLHYLSLTPSPTMKPDPRRKIREFYRKVLPEQNEFLEKLADLKHP encoded by the exons ATGTGTGCCATGAATATTAAAAGATTCAAGCTCGTGACACCTGATTG cAAAATGGAATCCAACGACTCAAGTAGGGTGCTGTCTTTAAATGAAGTGGTCAAGCCTTCTGAAAAAAATGAACG ACCTACAACCTACCGGTTCCTTACCATAAATGTTGTGGCTATACTTCTGGTGATTCTGGCTGCCTTTGTAAGTATCGCAGTCACTGCATCGGAGAGCCTACATGACGACCTTGAGCAGGAAAGGGGCGGTCCACTGGTGCACACAGCCAAAGGAACTCTGAGAGGGATACAAGAACGCTCTCTCGGAGGtcactccttcttctccttctacgcCATTCCGTATGCGAAGCCGCCGCTCGGGAAGCTGCGGTTTCAG GACCCCGTGGAAGAGGAGGCGTGGACGGGAGTGAGGAATGCTTTTAGTTACCCCGAGCCATGTATTCAAATATCCTTCTCGAAACACAAAGTTGGTGACGTATCAGAAGAAAACATGATTGGCTCAGAGGATTGCCTCTACCTCAATGTGTTCACTCCAAAG CTGGACGCAGAAGAGAAGCTGCCAGTGATGGTGTACCTGCACGGGGGCGGGTACATATCTGGCACGGCATATCAATACCAGCCTTACGTTCTGCTCAACCACCAAGTGGTGCTGGTAGTACCGCAGTTTAGGCTCGGGATGTTAG CCTTCCTGTCCACGGAAGATGACGTCATGTCTGGGAATTACATGCTGAAGGACCAGCTGGCGGCCCTGCAATGGGTGCACCGTAACATACACCTCTTCGGCGGCGACCCGCACCGATTGACCTTGTTCGGGGAGAGTGCCGGAGGATGCAGCACAGGccttctgtccatctctccGAAGGCTCAGG GGTTGTTCTCGCGAGTCATCCAGCAATCCGGCAATGCAATGGTTCCCTTCGCTTTCGGTAGGCGACACCGGAAAGTAGCGAAAGACACGGCACGTATACTAGGATATCATGGAAAACCAGACTCCAAAgacatcctctccttcctgcagACAGTTCCTGCCCAGTCATTACCAGCCATTGCCTCGAAGTATTAT GAATGGTTTATTTATCCATTCGTGACGGGTCCCCGTGTTGATGGAGATGTGATCCCCGCTCACCCATACGAGATGGCACAAGCAATGGCGTGCCCTCCCTGGGAACTTATGATAGGCCACACAGCTGATGACGGAGCTCTCCTTACAATCA ACGTATATCTTCTGGAGAAACTAAGGAGGCGCCTGGAGGATGACTTCACTGAAGTTGGTCCTCTAAGCCTCGTGTTGGCAGATAATGACCCTAATAAGGAGATAAAGGCCGAAGCTTTATACCACTACTACCTGGGAGAAAGTATCAATCTTGAACTTAAAGATAATTTTACTCAG CTTCATACGGACTATAACTTTGCGGTCCCAAATGACTTAGTGGCCTTGGCGCACTCCACCTGTGCTAAACCACATCGACACACCTTCTTCTATGAATTGACCCACCGTGGCCAGCGTTCTGTAAATGACCCTTTAAATATAACAGTTGGAAAGCACT GGGTGACTCACGCAGATGATATCCTCTATTTGTTCCTTGGGGAGACTTTCAGGCCAGGATTACTGCCTCTTGAACGTCCCGAGGATCTTGCTTTACGGGATATTATGAGCAAACTTTGGGTCAACTTTGCTTACACTGG GAACCCAACACCTGACGGTTCTCTGGGTTTCACGTGGGAAGCGGTAGAGAACGACAACCTGCACTACCTAAGCTTGACTCCGTCCCCTACCATGAAGCCTGACCCTCGCCGCAAG
- the LOC135114062 gene encoding pyrethroid hydrolase Ces2a-like isoform X1 has translation MYLSRAFTHYSALTTEGLKRTLTLFFPFCKMESNDSSRVLSLNEVVKPSEKNERPTTYRFLTINVVAILLVILAAFVSIAVTASESLHDDLEQERGGPLVHTAKGTLRGIQERSLGGHSFFSFYAIPYAKPPLGKLRFQDPVEEEAWTGVRNAFSYPEPCIQISFSKHKVGDVSEENMIGSEDCLYLNVFTPKLDAEEKLPVMVYLHGGGYISGTAYQYQPYVLLNHQVVLVVPQFRLGMLAFLSTEDDVMSGNYMLKDQLAALQWVHRNIHLFGGDPHRLTLFGESAGGCSTGLLSISPKAQGLFSRVIQQSGNAMVPFAFGRRHRKVAKDTARILGYHGKPDSKDILSFLQTVPAQSLPAIASKYYEWFIYPFVTGPRVDGDVIPAHPYEMAQAMACPPWELMIGHTADDGALLTINVYLLEKLRRRLEDDFTEVGPLSLVLADNDPNKEIKAEALYHYYLGESINLELKDNFTQLHTDYNFAVPNDLVALAHSTCAKPHRHTFFYELTHRGQRSVNDPLNITVGKHWVTHADDILYLFLGETFRPGLLPLERPEDLALRDIMSKLWVNFAYTGNPTPDGSLGFTWEAVENDNLHYLSLTPSPTMKPDPRRKIREFYRKVLPEQNEFLEKLADLKHP, from the exons cAAAATGGAATCCAACGACTCAAGTAGGGTGCTGTCTTTAAATGAAGTGGTCAAGCCTTCTGAAAAAAATGAACG ACCTACAACCTACCGGTTCCTTACCATAAATGTTGTGGCTATACTTCTGGTGATTCTGGCTGCCTTTGTAAGTATCGCAGTCACTGCATCGGAGAGCCTACATGACGACCTTGAGCAGGAAAGGGGCGGTCCACTGGTGCACACAGCCAAAGGAACTCTGAGAGGGATACAAGAACGCTCTCTCGGAGGtcactccttcttctccttctacgcCATTCCGTATGCGAAGCCGCCGCTCGGGAAGCTGCGGTTTCAG GACCCCGTGGAAGAGGAGGCGTGGACGGGAGTGAGGAATGCTTTTAGTTACCCCGAGCCATGTATTCAAATATCCTTCTCGAAACACAAAGTTGGTGACGTATCAGAAGAAAACATGATTGGCTCAGAGGATTGCCTCTACCTCAATGTGTTCACTCCAAAG CTGGACGCAGAAGAGAAGCTGCCAGTGATGGTGTACCTGCACGGGGGCGGGTACATATCTGGCACGGCATATCAATACCAGCCTTACGTTCTGCTCAACCACCAAGTGGTGCTGGTAGTACCGCAGTTTAGGCTCGGGATGTTAG CCTTCCTGTCCACGGAAGATGACGTCATGTCTGGGAATTACATGCTGAAGGACCAGCTGGCGGCCCTGCAATGGGTGCACCGTAACATACACCTCTTCGGCGGCGACCCGCACCGATTGACCTTGTTCGGGGAGAGTGCCGGAGGATGCAGCACAGGccttctgtccatctctccGAAGGCTCAGG GGTTGTTCTCGCGAGTCATCCAGCAATCCGGCAATGCAATGGTTCCCTTCGCTTTCGGTAGGCGACACCGGAAAGTAGCGAAAGACACGGCACGTATACTAGGATATCATGGAAAACCAGACTCCAAAgacatcctctccttcctgcagACAGTTCCTGCCCAGTCATTACCAGCCATTGCCTCGAAGTATTAT GAATGGTTTATTTATCCATTCGTGACGGGTCCCCGTGTTGATGGAGATGTGATCCCCGCTCACCCATACGAGATGGCACAAGCAATGGCGTGCCCTCCCTGGGAACTTATGATAGGCCACACAGCTGATGACGGAGCTCTCCTTACAATCA ACGTATATCTTCTGGAGAAACTAAGGAGGCGCCTGGAGGATGACTTCACTGAAGTTGGTCCTCTAAGCCTCGTGTTGGCAGATAATGACCCTAATAAGGAGATAAAGGCCGAAGCTTTATACCACTACTACCTGGGAGAAAGTATCAATCTTGAACTTAAAGATAATTTTACTCAG CTTCATACGGACTATAACTTTGCGGTCCCAAATGACTTAGTGGCCTTGGCGCACTCCACCTGTGCTAAACCACATCGACACACCTTCTTCTATGAATTGACCCACCGTGGCCAGCGTTCTGTAAATGACCCTTTAAATATAACAGTTGGAAAGCACT GGGTGACTCACGCAGATGATATCCTCTATTTGTTCCTTGGGGAGACTTTCAGGCCAGGATTACTGCCTCTTGAACGTCCCGAGGATCTTGCTTTACGGGATATTATGAGCAAACTTTGGGTCAACTTTGCTTACACTGG GAACCCAACACCTGACGGTTCTCTGGGTTTCACGTGGGAAGCGGTAGAGAACGACAACCTGCACTACCTAAGCTTGACTCCGTCCCCTACCATGAAGCCTGACCCTCGCCGCAAG
- the LOC135114062 gene encoding pyrethroid hydrolase Ces2a-like isoform X3, giving the protein MESNDSSRVLSLNEVVKPSEKNERPTTYRFLTINVVAILLVILAAFVSIAVTASESLHDDLEQERGGPLVHTAKGTLRGIQERSLGGHSFFSFYAIPYAKPPLGKLRFQDPVEEEAWTGVRNAFSYPEPCIQISFSKHKVGDVSEENMIGSEDCLYLNVFTPKLDAEEKLPVMVYLHGGGYISGTAYQYQPYVLLNHQVVLVVPQFRLGMLAFLSTEDDVMSGNYMLKDQLAALQWVHRNIHLFGGDPHRLTLFGESAGGCSTGLLSISPKAQGLFSRVIQQSGNAMVPFAFGRRHRKVAKDTARILGYHGKPDSKDILSFLQTVPAQSLPAIASKYYEWFIYPFVTGPRVDGDVIPAHPYEMAQAMACPPWELMIGHTADDGALLTINVYLLEKLRRRLEDDFTEVGPLSLVLADNDPNKEIKAEALYHYYLGESINLELKDNFTQLHTDYNFAVPNDLVALAHSTCAKPHRHTFFYELTHRGQRSVNDPLNITVGKHWVTHADDILYLFLGETFRPGLLPLERPEDLALRDIMSKLWVNFAYTGNPTPDGSLGFTWEAVENDNLHYLSLTPSPTMKPDPRRKIREFYRKVLPEQNEFLEKLADLKHP; this is encoded by the exons ATGGAATCCAACGACTCAAGTAGGGTGCTGTCTTTAAATGAAGTGGTCAAGCCTTCTGAAAAAAATGAACG ACCTACAACCTACCGGTTCCTTACCATAAATGTTGTGGCTATACTTCTGGTGATTCTGGCTGCCTTTGTAAGTATCGCAGTCACTGCATCGGAGAGCCTACATGACGACCTTGAGCAGGAAAGGGGCGGTCCACTGGTGCACACAGCCAAAGGAACTCTGAGAGGGATACAAGAACGCTCTCTCGGAGGtcactccttcttctccttctacgcCATTCCGTATGCGAAGCCGCCGCTCGGGAAGCTGCGGTTTCAG GACCCCGTGGAAGAGGAGGCGTGGACGGGAGTGAGGAATGCTTTTAGTTACCCCGAGCCATGTATTCAAATATCCTTCTCGAAACACAAAGTTGGTGACGTATCAGAAGAAAACATGATTGGCTCAGAGGATTGCCTCTACCTCAATGTGTTCACTCCAAAG CTGGACGCAGAAGAGAAGCTGCCAGTGATGGTGTACCTGCACGGGGGCGGGTACATATCTGGCACGGCATATCAATACCAGCCTTACGTTCTGCTCAACCACCAAGTGGTGCTGGTAGTACCGCAGTTTAGGCTCGGGATGTTAG CCTTCCTGTCCACGGAAGATGACGTCATGTCTGGGAATTACATGCTGAAGGACCAGCTGGCGGCCCTGCAATGGGTGCACCGTAACATACACCTCTTCGGCGGCGACCCGCACCGATTGACCTTGTTCGGGGAGAGTGCCGGAGGATGCAGCACAGGccttctgtccatctctccGAAGGCTCAGG GGTTGTTCTCGCGAGTCATCCAGCAATCCGGCAATGCAATGGTTCCCTTCGCTTTCGGTAGGCGACACCGGAAAGTAGCGAAAGACACGGCACGTATACTAGGATATCATGGAAAACCAGACTCCAAAgacatcctctccttcctgcagACAGTTCCTGCCCAGTCATTACCAGCCATTGCCTCGAAGTATTAT GAATGGTTTATTTATCCATTCGTGACGGGTCCCCGTGTTGATGGAGATGTGATCCCCGCTCACCCATACGAGATGGCACAAGCAATGGCGTGCCCTCCCTGGGAACTTATGATAGGCCACACAGCTGATGACGGAGCTCTCCTTACAATCA ACGTATATCTTCTGGAGAAACTAAGGAGGCGCCTGGAGGATGACTTCACTGAAGTTGGTCCTCTAAGCCTCGTGTTGGCAGATAATGACCCTAATAAGGAGATAAAGGCCGAAGCTTTATACCACTACTACCTGGGAGAAAGTATCAATCTTGAACTTAAAGATAATTTTACTCAG CTTCATACGGACTATAACTTTGCGGTCCCAAATGACTTAGTGGCCTTGGCGCACTCCACCTGTGCTAAACCACATCGACACACCTTCTTCTATGAATTGACCCACCGTGGCCAGCGTTCTGTAAATGACCCTTTAAATATAACAGTTGGAAAGCACT GGGTGACTCACGCAGATGATATCCTCTATTTGTTCCTTGGGGAGACTTTCAGGCCAGGATTACTGCCTCTTGAACGTCCCGAGGATCTTGCTTTACGGGATATTATGAGCAAACTTTGGGTCAACTTTGCTTACACTGG GAACCCAACACCTGACGGTTCTCTGGGTTTCACGTGGGAAGCGGTAGAGAACGACAACCTGCACTACCTAAGCTTGACTCCGTCCCCTACCATGAAGCCTGACCCTCGCCGCAAG